A window from Telopea speciosissima isolate NSW1024214 ecotype Mountain lineage chromosome 8, Tspe_v1, whole genome shotgun sequence encodes these proteins:
- the LOC122672561 gene encoding uncharacterized protein LOC122672561: MAAFNDCIDDLGMDDLRRTGPMFSWSNKRAGSYHIDCKLERIIVNDNWLASFPSSSATFDTPGISDHSPISLSIQPYNPFGPKPFKYFDMWSSHPTFLATVKDAWDKPVQAFSSPLIAFARKLRNVKEALKDWNTNTFGNISQQVQDCKDKLSTIQLQIQSDILNCQLAANEKVASQDLSVLLSQEESFLRQKARIKWLELGDSNSAYFHRSLKSRTNVNSILQLAGPDGSPVTTVKDIKDMALLL; this comes from the coding sequence ATGGCTGCTTTCAATGACTGCATTGATGACTTGGGCATGGATGATCTTCGCAGGACTGGTCCTATGTTCTCTTGGAGCAATAAAAGGGCTGGGAGCTACCATATTGATTGCAAGCTTGAACGAATTATTGTCAATGATAATTGGCTTgcctcctttccctcttcctctgCTACCTTTGACACCCCCGGAATTTCTGACCATAGTCCTATTTCCCTATCTATTCAGCCTTACAACCCCTTtggtcctaaacctttcaagtactttgacatgtggtcctctcaccccACTTTTCTTGCAACAGTCAAGGATGCCTGGGACAAGCCTGTCCAAGCATTTTCTTCCCCCCTTATTGCTTTTGCTAGGAAGCTCAGGAATGTGAAAGAAGCTCTCAAAGATTGGAACACCAATACTTTTGGCAATATATCCCAGCAGGTCCAGGATTGCAAGGATAAGCTCTCTACCATTCAGCTGCAAATTCAATCAGATATCCTGAATTGTCAACTTGCTGCCAATGAAAAGGTTGCCTCCCAAGACCTATCTGTTCTTCTCTCACAGGAGGAAAGTTTCTTAAGGCAGAAGGCTAGGATTAAATGGCTGGAGCTAGGGGACTCTAACTCAGCCTACTTCCACAGATCTTTGAAGTCTAGAACAAACGTCAATTCCATTTTACAGCTGGCTGGCCCTGATGGTTCTCCTGTTACTACTGTGAAAGACATCAAAGATATGGCTCTCCTACTTTAA